The following nucleotide sequence is from Corylus avellana chromosome ca7, CavTom2PMs-1.0.
AAGATAAGAAATGCtcaagaaaacaaagaagaatgATGCTTGTTGCCAATCCAAAAATGTAGGAATATATGACACATTGGTCTTCTAAACACACTCCTTGGGAAAAGGAATTTCAAATCTTGTGTGGTATTATGCAGCTATGCGTTAAACCCATGGATTTATGCATGGAGCCAGTAGCTGCACGACCTGCACATGCCCTAGCTGGGGGACCCATAAAAGGTGATTTTGTGAGGTTTGTGGATGATTCaatgcttttcttttcattattgttCTCTTATGTTGTATCTATAACATAAAATTTTGGTGCAATCAACATTCAATTAGGATCACATTGAATTAATGTACAAATGGTTTTGCGGTATTTTAACTTCTAAGTTTAAGGTGGAGCAAAAGGTGcaacaataataaattttcttaGATCATTGGTCTACTGGTGGGGAAAGTATACTTCATTATATCAGGTCAAAATATTAATGGATATGAATGTTATTTAGGAGATGAGCTACATGTATGCATGCAGTAAACTAGTTAACTTATTAACCCCAATATTCAAATTCgtaatttcaataaaattttatcatttaactTTTCCTAACAGGCTAACTAACACCTATAGCGTATTTGTCCATACAACTTGCATAGACGTGTGAGACAGACCAATATCATGACCAAGAATAATACTTGCAGGGTTAAATTTCCTCTCTGTAATGACTAGAAGATCCGATGTAGTACCTATTTATGCTAGCTTGTCCACCTGTAAAATCTGCTGTTGCCTGCCATAAGGTATGCTTCCTAGGTTGTGGATTTGTTTCCCTAAAGAAAAGGGGTCGTCTAGCCAGCTGCATCATACAAGAACACCAGTTTATAATCACAATCTAAATTACATAACAATGACCATGATAATAAGAAAGTAACAATCACACAAACACATGCGACTTACCACAACATCCAAAGTCCCTGGTTCATCATCTGGATAGTTTGCTTTGATAGCAACAATATCTGACCACTGAATTTCAATCTTATTCTTAAGACTGCCATCAAGAACTTCCCACACAAGCTTATGCTTCATAAAGTAACATTTTGCCACCAAGTCTCCTTCATACCTCGACTTATACTACATCCCAAtagaattaaaaatcaataccAAGCACAatgcaagcaaaaaaaaaaaaaaagtttttaatctGAATTGAATCCAGAAAAACTGTAGATATTAGATATACCTCCCACGTCCCAATTTTTAGGACGGCTCCTGGAAAATTCGAAGCTTTGAGCTTATCACAGGCACCCTTCGGATCTTTTTTGCATAGGGTCGCCAATTTGGAAGCATTTTCTTGAGAAAGCctcatttgaatcaaatccaaaaGGGACGGGCTCTTTCGGAGACGCAACCCAAGTGGGCTTGGCTCATCTAGGGGATTGCACATAGACGGCGGGATAGCTAAGCCGTCAGGTCCTGAATTCCATtgctgacaaaaaaaaaaacaaggcaaGGAAATGAACAACTTCGAcaactaatgaaaaaaaaaaaaattaagccagTGTTTGGTGGGTGAGAAAATGAACGAAAATTAATACAGAGCAGGTTTAAGCGCATGGGTTACAAAAATGATCAATCTGGCATCAcaacgaaaaagaaaatgaaatccGATTTAAGCCACGGATGATAGCCCACGGTCGATGTGATTCATAAAAGGGGTGAAAGAATCacgctctgtttggttgctaagaaagtgagggaggaaaaaaaagtaaaaaaggaatTCAGCTCAAACCTGTAGAGACGGGTCGAGTTTGGATCGCTTGTGAAGCGGGCCGAGCTGTTCCTCCAAGGAGTCCTCAACCTCCTCCTTCACGCCCACCCTTTTCTGGTACTTGGGGTCCGAGTCCATCCCCGAGTTCATTATCTGAACCATCTAATAAGCTAAATCCGAGTCGACTCAGTAACAGAGCGAGTAACTCAACGAAAGGCCGAATATCACGGACGGCAGGGAGCCAAAACTCGGCGAATCTGCGATTTTTCAGACACTTTGGAGAGGAAAATCCGAAGACGACTCAACGAAGGAGATTGAGGCGAAGGTTTCGTTTTGAAAGCGGGGTTAACTGGGACGGCTGTCACGTGCGAGAACAGAATTGCCACGCGTGGTCAAAATTGGACAACGAGGCACAGACGGTAGGCTCGGTCCGGAATCCGGATCAGGTGTGAAAAAACTGGAATTACTAACATGCCCTTGACTGAGAATGAACGGGGGTTAAGATCGTTGgcggtaattttgtctttttgggtGGCTGTAGTTGAGGGATGGTGATGTGAGCTATGTTGGATTTTTGTGTTGTTGCCATGTGGAATTGGGATAAAATGTGGGGCCCGGTTCATGAACCTTCGGACTATATGTTTGTCCTGTCCTTCCGATGTTGGAACTTCAGGGGATTGGTCGGCAGTGACACGTGGTGGAGCATGATGGCGTTTTGGACACGTAGGACGGATCTATATGCTTTGTGGATAAGGTTTACAACTTGCGcccacaaaaaggaaacaactTGCACTTTGGAATTGTGTGGATGATGcaccaaattattatttaattcagCTCTTAAAAAGCATGATTGGTGTGTGGAATTGTTATTTTATAGAGAAAATTAATAGATGTtattagaaatataaaaagttagaatgtAATTCTTATTCATATTCTTTGGTTATAATATTAGAATAGAACGCTAAAAGAAATACTAGATATTAGAATTCTATTAAACATTCATCTAATAAGGTTAATATTCTAAGTTAATTATTGGAGGTGATTTTGTCGGACTTATGGTGGATCTCTCTTCTGGTCTTATTTGCTTGTAATGTTCTTTCGGGGTTTGGCTTGCGGTGATCAGTGTATCACCCCTACTTTAAACTCATACTTGCTTTGATGCTTGTCAGCCTGTTGTTTCATTCAGGCTTGGGCAGCATTAAAATTGTCCTTGATAAGCTGTAGGATCTTAGTTTGATCTTGAAAAGTTCTCCAACTCATCAACTATTGATGAAGCTCTTGTAATGTAACTATTAGTAGGGATGACTGATAGGACTCACTCATATACTGCTTTAAACAGAGTTATCTTGATTGCTGAAAGATTAGTGTTATTGTACCACTATTCGACTCACAGAACAAATGAATCCCCTTCTTTggtttatttttcacaaaacatGACAAGTAATTTTGTAAGTATCGGTTCACCACTTCGATCTATCCGTCAGTTTGTAAATAATAAGTCATATTCATCCATAATTGTGTTCCTTGCAATCAAAAAAGCCTCGTAGAAATTCAAAGTAAACACCTTGTCTCTGGACTAGTTACTATAGATTGGTGAATTCCGTGCAACTTCATAATATTATCCACAAATACATGAGCAACTATGACCTCCGTGTAAGGATGCACCAATGGATAAAAATGAGCATACTTTGTGAGTGAGTCCACAACCACTAGGATCGTAGTTGTAAATTTTGATGGTGGTAACCCATATATGAAATCCATAAAAATGTCTGTCTACACTTTCTCTGATATCGCCAATGGCTGTAATAGTATAGGGCTTGCAACTATTTCTTCATTATGGCACTAACACATCTCACATTTAGTGACAAACAACTTGATATTCGCCCTTGTGCCCTTACAAAAGAGGATTCAAGTAATGGTATGTATGTTCAAACTAAATGTGCTACACTAGGTGATTCAGAACATTTCTACAAAACAATTGATTTATGAGGAAATTAATCCAAAAGCACAAGTTGTCCCTTGTGGGGTTAATGGAAAGAGTGGGAAGCTAATTAAAACTATCTATCTCCCATATATTACAAGTGATCTGTGTGCTATGAGAAATGGGGATCAATGAAAAGATTTTGCTTTAGCTTCTGAATGACTTTATGCAATTCTAGATCTTCTTGTTGCTCTTTGTTGCCGGAACAAAAATGGGAAGGATATCTGAATGGTTCCGAGATTCTTTCTTGTAAACGAACTCATAATCATATACCCCAATCAACTTGGTAACCCATTTTTGCTACTATATTGATGAAATCATTTGCTCAAGAATGTACTTAAAGATTCTATGATCAGTACATATATGAAAATGCCATCTGACCAAATAGGGATCCCATTTGGTCACTATATGGATGATAGCTAACATCTCCTTATTGTACAAAGTCAAATTTAAGTTCAGAAAATTCATGAGGAATAAATAAAGGTCATTCTTTACTAAATATTCTTTTCAGCCATAATTGGGTTAATATGGTTTTCAAATCTCTCTAATTGCTCTCCCATAGTCTTAAGATATGTATTTGtataattattttgttgaattaCATTGTCTAAATTCTTTAGTTCATCACTCATACTTGACTTTTGATTGAGTCAAACAGAGGATATTCTTTATGAACTActtcattattttcttgtttgttcaTGTTTTAGTCGTACTATATATTTACCATGTTTAACTTGttatcaaatttaactttttctaACCATGCAGATAATtttacatttctcttaatttcattaatgaatttatagtaataatttaaaattttatttctctctaATTCTGAAAACATATAGAAAAACCATTgcctttttcattattttcttttgacataaattattttcttattgcttctttatttatagaaaaattatttttcataacaCAAAAATGAGTATCTTCTCTAACCATTTGAAAATAAGTGGGAGTTTTTTCCAAATTGAATTCGAGAAAGAGTTACAAGAGAGGATTCATCACAATCTTGATtcgaaaggaagagagagtggGGAATCCTAAggaaacacaacaaaaaatcaaaaaattggtTGGCTCCCTAACaataaacctaaaataaaaataatagtgcgaaaataaaaataaatagtagaaAATGAGACAAACAAGTGCTTAGGTTCTCTCAATATGGCCGCATATAGCGATAACAAAAGTAAAAGATGCACAAATTAAGGTGAACCTATTTGAACCCCCATTtgaaaacaacaacaaccaccGGAAGGAGGCTAAAGCAGTAAAAGCATTTTCAGAAGCCAAGTCAGGTACTATATAAGAGagacaaaaatacaaatttgaCTACAGAAATCTCTactaaaaaacaaccaaataaGAGCTAAGAAACAGTAATCCACACAACACATAagcagcaaaaaataaagatagcTGAAAAAATACATAAGAAAGCCACTAAAAACCCAAaccaccaaaataaaaataaaaataaataaaaaaagcaagaaaCCCAATCAATATCAGCATAGGTGGGAGGTGTGGCGAGGAAGCGAAACACTACCGACCACGTGGGATACACGTGCCGACGAGTGGAAGACATTTGTCGATGCGTGCGGCACGTGAGTGGCATGTTGACTATAGACACCAATACGGAGACTGCCAGAAGGGAGTGGAGAGCCTAAGGAAGGAGGCAAAGTGGAGAGTGTGAGGATGACAGCAACGGAGACCAGCAAATCTGACCTAGAAGGAAGTGGCGATGCACTGGCACATGGTGGTGCGTCATGGGGGTGCATGGGTGACACGTAGACAACGGGTGGAGGAACGGAGACAAACAAATCTGTCTTGGAAGAAAGAGGTGACGCTTGGCTGAGCATTGTCGTGGAAGAGACAACGAGCGGAGGATCAAGATGAAGGTGCGACTCGATAGTGGTGGAGGTGCAGAGGTACATGCAGGGACAGAGCCAGCTTTGAGTTTGTGGGGGActtaaggccaaaaaaaaatttgaggagggaccaattgacaaaaaatatatttttttttttttaccttaaaattttttttttcttgtaattaagGTGGGGGACCAGGGTCACTACAAGTCCACCCCTAAATCCGTCTCTAGGTACATGGATGGGTCCTCGACACTGCTAGAGATGgatgaaaaaatcaaaacagaagaagaaaatggagaaattaaaatcataaaaaatgaaagataaaaaggTGAAGCTAGGGAGGATTTTCCATTTGCCATACATGAGTTCACTCTCTAATGGAAAATTCTCTACTAGAGATGGTTCAAAAGATATATTAACAATTCCATcttatttttgagaaatataatttaaatcatCATTGCATTATTCTCATTTAGGTGGAGGAATAATTGTATCTAATGAGTAATGTCCATTGATTAGGTAAAATAATTTGACTccaattaatttgttttggtaCTTCAATGCTTGAATTCTGGGAACTAGTCTGTAATAAGAGTGTATGTCCTTTTAGACTAGTGATTAATTAAGGCCTAGGGTTCTATTCTagttttcatcaatttataatgaATCATGAAAGGTTGTCTTATACAAACTTGATTTGGTCATTCCTAATAATGAATCATTAAAATTATAATGTCTGCCATCtcttaaacataataaaatactGGTATTTAATCATAGTCaattaatggtttaattgctagTTCAAATAGTCCAATatgttattgaattttttattttttatttttttaaaaaaaatcatattatctTGATATCTAAAAGGTACtctcaaatgataaaataaaaaataattttaaaaaaacttcatgtcattgtttttgtcttttcttgcTTCAAAAAccacttcttttattttttaattttttttttcactaaagaATTGTACTTCAAAGCACTTCTGACATATAGTTACTTACTAAAcaactaaataatttttcaataataGAGCTTTTTGATAAAGCTCTACTCTATGTCATTGCAAGTTGCAACTGTGACCTgtccaatttatttttaattattatttctctCAATGCTTAACATATGGGCAACAATCATCTTAATTTCCAACTGAcatcaaaacaaaattctttttcctttctgggcaaacatttcttaaatttacaaaagataTAGATTCCAACCATAGAAGGCTGGCTACCTGGGCTACATTTGTCATACATGagcccactctctctctctctctgagtccAACCATAGAAGGCTACTCGGGCTACATTTGCCATACATGATGagcccactctctctctctctctcaaggaAATATTTTGTCAAGTTATCTGCAGAtgaaaacattgaaaagaatatatatgcaCTGGACATAGACTactggtttttataaaatagacaAATTCCTGGTAACTTGAAGAACATAACTTGAAATTCTGGTTTATAAGTTTGGAGATCTACTAGAAAATTTGAGTGCGCCATACGAAGTAGGTAATTACTATGAAAGATAATAGATAGTCATGCAtggaaaaaaactaaaaaagtcaagaaaagagaaacataagAGTTATATAGGTGTATTATACATGCTAGGATCATTTTATCATAGATGGATATGTCGATTTGGTGTGGTCACTAAAGCGATTGGCCGAGTGTTGCAGTGTGCGTGGTTGCATGAACAAAATATTTGAGTGACGAGTGGAGGCATGTGCGGTGGCTAGGGATAAAAAAGTGGGCGGTCTGCACTAACCGTTAActgtattaaccgctaaccacttttgaaggcggttagaAAAAACTGCTAACCACACATATATAGAAACGATATCGTATATTATAGGGTATTATTGTATTACCATAAAAATGACatcattttggtttttctttttactttttcttttttttcttttttttttttttttaaaaaaaaatcttttgaaaaacAGTTAACGGTTATTAGGGTTATTattgctaaccgcctaggcggttagcggaaGTGTGTAGtgaaggcggttacggttagcggttttagacAATAactaataaccactaaccgtaactaCCTTTTTCACCCCTAGCGGTGGCCATTGGTGACGGGTCTTCCACAGTTCAATAAATCTGTACCTTGCAAACTTGATTCCGATTTTAGATTTCAAAACTTTGGTGGTTTTAGATTTCAAAACCCTGGTCCGAAGAAGACCAGGAAGAGACCGGCAGTGTTGGTGGAGGCACCTGGCGACTCATGAGCCATGTGGACAACTGACAGAATATTCAGATAGAATGTGGAAGGTCCAATTGGACTGATTAGGCGAACTCTAAtaccatataaaaatatatgacaggaataagaaaaagagaagagagcGTAAGTGGAGAGAGAAACGATGAAGTTTTAGGACTACATCTTGCATATTAAGTATATTGAACTGTATCGTTAAGTCTCCATTTATATAGAGGCAAGGAATTGTGAACAAAAAATATCCTTGATTAGAACGTAAGGTAATTAAGGAATGAACCTGCCAAGAAactgaataatataaaatattataacatgCATGATATAGTTTTATTGTGAAGCTAGATAGTAATTAATGTCCTccatattataatataaattacatgattaaattcattatttttaaaagtttggaataaataattatttaaaatactattataagagaaaaaagctGCGAATTCAAatcttatttttgtcatttattatatatatatatatatatatatatatatatattaaatctcacttattaataaagagtttAAGCTGAAGGCTCAGAGTCACGGATATAAATAAGATTCATGCAATACACACGACGACATGACAACTCAATATATAGCTATTTCAGTTTGAGGATTttgatctttcaaaaaaaaaacaaaagttggtcgatttttcaataaaaatttgtactatatattaaaattaataatatgataattATGAGGATGTGATCACAagccaaaataaggaaaatggaTAAAGCAATAATCGTATGGTTGCCAATTTGGCATGGCCCACGTACGTAAAAGGCGAAAATCCTCTGAACATAGCCTAGCTAGGTTTGGGAGATGGGGCAATAATTAGGGTTTATTAAGTCAAAGAATATCTTAAAGTACAATTATAGTTTTAAAACTTGAGTAAAAGGTAAAGATTGAGGCCTCTAATTGGTTTCTGAAAGAGTGGTTCTATGAAAATAGATTAaagattgtatatatatatatatatattctcccaTTAGTATTGAATATGAACTcatcatcattaaataattcATGATCTCTTACACCTTCAAAAAACACAACATGCCATGTTACTATTGTTTTTCTCATGACAACCTTTGGGACAATATTTGACTTGTCCAACTCCcatcacacacatatatatacatataggaGACAATATGAGACACAAAAtacctgtctctctctctttctctctgttgtGACAGTTGATTCCGTGAAGGGTGAGTCCTTATCACTAAAAACTCAACAATGGCCAGTCAAATTGTTCTAATCAGCAGTTGCAATCCCACCAGCTCATCTAGAAACAATGCACCCTTTCTCACCTAGAAACAAAccacctttttcttctctttttttctcgtgtaatgctatttagtagactattaaaataatatcatataATTAGAATAATGACGTACGTACATAGCAGTGAAAAAGGGCATTTGAATAAACAATTAAAggattatgaaaaagaaaaaattatcgACTAATTTTCAATACTACCGAATCATCTCAGTTGTATTGACAGGCGTATTCCAATTTACTCAATAATATTGCTCATTTTCCCTCTATCTCACTAGATCTCTCCCTCTCCCAATACGTGCACGTGAAACCCCAATAATTTCTCATGCACAAGTGGGTCCAAAAGCCAGCCCTTCCTCTTTTGTTGTCATGCCAAACTTCGACTCCCAAGAATCTCTCCacaccactctctctctctctctctctccactgtTCTTCTGctccttcctttctctttcaAACCCATTTGATATCTTTCTTCACTTTCCTCAGCCATGGTGGATGCGATGCCCCTTTTGCCAATGATGCTTCCTCTTCTGTTTCTTTACCTCAGTATTAATGCAAATGAGGTTCACTGCTATGAAGAGAAGACCCTCAGCCTGCAAACATTTCAATGGAAGCAGCAAAGTGGCAATAATCCAAGTTGCCTCTCCCGGAAATCAAGTGAGTTTGGacaaagagaaaaagtaaaGCTCATAAAACTACTTGTCTATAATGGTGgccattgctttttttttttttttttgtaactttattttattctccACTTTGGGATCAGTTAATTATCTACAATTAATGCTTTCCTTTTTCATGCTAGTATCTAATACTTGTATGCTTTAGGGCAGTAGGTTGAATTTTCATCCACTGGGTGCAAACCCTAAAGAGTAAATAAAAAGTTCAAACAAATTGGTGGGCATTTTCTTTTgtacccaaaaagaaaaagaacaaatcaAAATGAGTTTGACTGAagtttttttctcctttttttcttctcttttttaggTAAGTAAAGCAATCAGAATAGGATGCTATATGTTTGGCTAAAGTGTCAATTATTAAAGTAATATGATATCTAATTAGGATATTTATTATGCAAAACCTAAATATTGAAAGCCTAAAAGAATCAACTTCAACTCCCTACAATAAATCATTTACTTTAATTAACACTAAATAAATGATGAGAGATAATCAATTAATCTTaaactactacaattcatttTCGAAGGAAATAAGCAAGGtaatattaaatttgagattttcaaattcataaatctcagccgttcatctcatttaagcttttaaaataaaccGTGTTTCATAATTTAATAAGAAAGTTACTCTCAAGGAAACATAGATTAAGtaataaatatcataaaaatGGAACTTTTTTGTTAagcaatcaaataaatgaaaccTGCAGATTTAGaaatttagggtttaattaaatatatattttttatttacttcaaTAGCTATGATTTGTTTGGTGCTTTAAGGGAAGGAGAATGGTGCAACCATATTGGAAGTGAAGCACACAGACTACTGCTCGGGAAAGATCATTGACTGGAATAAGAAGCTACAAAAGCGTTTGATATTGGATGATTTTCATGTCCGGTCACTGCAATCCCGGTTTAAGAACACGGCATCGGTGGCTGGTACCGGAGATGCTTCAGAAGCTCAAATGCCATTAACATCTGGCATAAAACTTCAGACTCTAAACTACATTGTAACCATAGGATTGGGAGGCAGAAATATGACAGTGATTGTAGACACAGGAAGTGATTTGACATGGGTTCAATGCTTGCCATGCAAGTTATGCTACAATCAACAAGAACCTCTCTTCAACCCTTCTTCATCCCCATCATACCAGTTAGTTTCCTGCAATTCATCAACCTGTCAGTCTCTGCAATTTGCTTCTGGGAATCCAGGAATCTGTGGGAGTAACCAATCTACAACTTGTAACTATGTTGTTAACTATGGAGATGGATCATATACTAGAGGAGAGCTAGCTCATGAGCATCTTAATCTTGGAACAACTCCTGTGAACAATTTTGTATTTGGCTGTGGAAGGAACAACAAAGGTCTTTTTGGTGGAGCTTCAGGTCTAATGGGTCTGGGAAGGAGTGATCTCTCAGTGATTTCTCAAAGTTCTGCCATTTTTGGAGGAGTTTTCTCCTACTGTCTACCTTCCACAGAAGCTGGAGCTTCTGGTTCATTGGCAATGGGTGGAGATTCTTCAGGGTTCAAGAATTTCACTCCCATTTCTTACACCAGAATGGTTCATAATCCACAGCTATCCACCTTCTATTTTCTCAACCTTACAGGAATTAGCATTGGTGGGGTGGCTTTACAAGCTCCAAGTTTTGGTAAAGGTGGAATTCTGATCGACTCTGGAACTGTTATTACAAGGCTTGCTCCATCAGTTTATGAGACTGTGAAAGCAGAGTTTCTGAAACAATTTTCTGGGTTTCCTCCAGCACCTGGATTTTCTATCTTGGACACTTGCTTTAACCTCAGTGGATATCAGGAAGTGAACATTCCTGCAATGAAATTTCACTTTGAGGGTAATGCTGAGATGTATGTGGATATAACAGgcatcttttattttgtaaagaCTGATGCATCTCAGGTTTGCTTGGCTCTTGCAAGCCTCTCCTACGAAGATGAAATTGGTATTATTGGGAATTATCAGCAGAAGAATCAAAGGGTTATATATGATAGTAAACAGTCCATGCTGGGATTTGCAGGAGAAAGTTGCAGTTTCATGTGAACTGAAGAATGTGATCAATACATATATATCTTCCGAGCAGAGCCAAACTATATATGATTGGCAATATAATTAATGCAGATGTATGCAGTAGTTTGTTTATTTCACTTCACACCATTTATATATAGTTATTTTGTCCATTCGGGGAAGATGTAAAACATAACAACGCCGTTTGTGATTTTTCAGATTGTCTCCCAAGTTTAATAATGCGACTTCTTAATGTGGAGAGCAAGAGGAGTACAAACTGTATATTCATTCcttgaaatttttctttccatataAGCTCTGAAGTACTGTGAAAAAAGGATGTAGCAAAATTGGGTTCTAATTTCTTTGCTTTGTCTACTGCTGCAGATCATGAAAAGCTGAGAGATTTCCCACGTTTTGCTATTCTTTGAGGCTGGAATTTTTCCAAACATCACAAAATTTGAACCATTCTATTTGTATTCCGGTAAATTGAACAAGTCTTTAGCAGAAAACTTTTTGTACGTGTAAGGTCAATGTTAATTAGATGCGAAGGATCTATGGCATAGCAGAATAAGACCTGCtctacaacaaaataaacatgaaCTTCATCCATTGGAGCAATTTCTTGAATTTGGAGCTGTGGTTTCAATAATACAAAATGAATTGAGAAAACGAATCTGCTTCAATGTCAGGCCTCTCTGCTTCATGCTGATTCCAAATCCTAGAGCAGAATTGAAACTGGGTTGGCAATATACAATCTGGGTTGGCAAACATAATTATCATATGTTTGCATGTATAGAAGTCCTCAACAACGGTGCATTTGAAGGCTTTTATGATGAAGGGCAGGGCTTTGAAGGACAACCAAGCCCATCCACTGAGGTACATCAAAAGAAGCAGTAATTTCAATGCAGCAGAATTGCTTACCCTCGTCCAGGTTGTAGAAAAGAAGCAGTAATTTCAATGCAGCAACCACAAAGTCCTATTAGATGTGCTTTTTCTTTCAAGTTGCTGCATCTTAGTACATCCCTAGATTGATCAAGTGCTGTTGACAAGGGAGGCCATTTCAACAGTATCAGGTTCAAGAATACTATTATCTTTTTTTGTCCTCATCTCAGTTGGAAGGGTAGAGAAGTTGGGATCATTTCTGGGTATTAAGTATAGGAAACCAAGAGGAACTAGTCTCAACAAGCTCCTAACCAATATAGCTATCCAAAGGTTCTCAAACTGTGTCCttgtgacttttaaaatgtGGAGGAAGAGGCCTCCTGCCCAAGAAGATGAGAGCATTCCAACATGGTCGATTGACATAAGCAGAGCAAAGAAAGTGCCTTCTATACCAGGTGGGCAAAGCTTGGTACTAAGTACAAGAAGAGGCATCCATTTAATACGCCCTATCATATGAGTAACTGCTGCATCAATTACAGCAAAGAAAAAATCTGGTACACCAAATTTCAAGTTTAGGCGTAAAACCAATACTAAATCTAGCAATCCTGATGCACCAAAGAGAAACTGAGACCAGAAAAGTATGTCGTGAAAAGGGtggttttttaaaaagttttggtAGATAAGGACCCCAAGAAGTGAGCCAGCTGCACCAACAGCATATGTGGATCCAATAACCTCCTGCATGAAGCATAAGGATAATGAATTAAAATTGACTAGGTTTATCATAAAGAGATATAAATAAACACTGTTTAATGCAATGAAAAAAATTCTGCAAATGGGAACTATTCTTTGCTGAAAATAATTTggatttagaaaatatatactGAAAAGGTAGCAACAAAACAATAAATGCAGGACAAATATGGGAATAAGAGGAAGGAAGTAATACAGCAGATGTAATTTGGAATGGCA
It contains:
- the LOC132186402 gene encoding aspartyl protease family protein At5g10770, with translation MVDAMPLLPMMLPLLFLYLSINANEVHCYEEKTLSLQTFQWKQQSGNNPSCLSRKSRKENGATILEVKHTDYCSGKIIDWNKKLQKRLILDDFHVRSLQSRFKNTASVAGTGDASEAQMPLTSGIKLQTLNYIVTIGLGGRNMTVIVDTGSDLTWVQCLPCKLCYNQQEPLFNPSSSPSYQLVSCNSSTCQSLQFASGNPGICGSNQSTTCNYVVNYGDGSYTRGELAHEHLNLGTTPVNNFVFGCGRNNKGLFGGASGLMGLGRSDLSVISQSSAIFGGVFSYCLPSTEAGASGSLAMGGDSSGFKNFTPISYTRMVHNPQLSTFYFLNLTGISIGGVALQAPSFGKGGILIDSGTVITRLAPSVYETVKAEFLKQFSGFPPAPGFSILDTCFNLSGYQEVNIPAMKFHFEGNAEMYVDITGIFYFVKTDASQVCLALASLSYEDEIGIIGNYQQKNQRVIYDSKQSMLGFAGESCSFM